A window of the Bacillus andreraoultii genome harbors these coding sequences:
- a CDS encoding chemotaxis protein CheD — protein sequence MIQESVVVKVGIADMNIVKSPNTIRTSGLGSCVGVILYQPLKKIAGLAHIMLPDSALARSETIHKAKYADTAIESLIQMLNTAGVEKNLLKAKIAGGAEMFKFTTKSDMMRIGPRNVEAVKKELQRFSIPLIAEDVGGSSGRTIEFIPETGKLMIRTVNQSVKEI from the coding sequence ATGATTCAAGAGTCGGTCGTAGTAAAAGTCGGGATTGCAGATATGAATATCGTAAAATCGCCAAACACCATTCGTACCTCTGGACTGGGCTCCTGTGTCGGCGTCATACTGTATCAACCTTTAAAAAAAATCGCGGGATTAGCACATATTATGCTACCTGATTCCGCCTTAGCAAGAAGTGAAACGATTCATAAGGCAAAGTACGCAGATACAGCTATTGAATCATTAATTCAAATGTTAAATACAGCAGGCGTGGAAAAGAACCTATTAAAAGCAAAAATTGCTGGAGGCGCAGAAATGTTTAAGTTTACTACAAAAAGCGACATGATGCGAATTGGTCCAAGGAATGTGGAAGCAGTAAAGAAAGAACTTCAGCGATTTTCTATTCCCCTTATTGCAGAAGATGTAGGTGGTTCAAGTGGAAGAACGATAGAATTTATACCAGAAACTGGGAAATTAATGATACGTACGGTTAATCAATCTGTTAAAGAAATTTAA
- a CDS encoding chemotaxis protein CheW, with protein MTVEDKVLQEQKVVVFSLNEKEYAIDVQHIVAIEKMLHITRVPHVPKFIKGVINLRGVIIPIIDLRIRFGVEEANYNQNTRIIIVSLADKEVGLIVDEANDVMNIQIDEIESQPDVIGTEKQNYITGVVKQNNRLLILLKLDKILNLQEV; from the coding sequence ATGACAGTCGAGGATAAAGTTCTTCAAGAACAAAAAGTCGTTGTCTTTTCGTTAAATGAAAAAGAATATGCGATTGATGTACAACATATTGTTGCAATTGAAAAGATGCTCCATATTACGAGAGTACCGCATGTCCCCAAATTCATTAAAGGTGTTATTAATTTACGTGGGGTTATTATCCCCATTATCGATTTACGAATTCGCTTTGGAGTAGAAGAAGCGAATTATAATCAAAACACCCGAATTATTATTGTTTCTTTAGCAGATAAAGAAGTAGGTTTAATTGTTGATGAAGCAAATGATGTAATGAATATTCAAATTGATGAAATAGAATCGCAACCTGATGTGATTGGTACAGAAAAGCAAAATTATATTACTGGTGTTGTTAAACAAAATAATCGATTACTAATTTTATTGAAGCTTGATAAAATATTAAATCTTCAAGAGGTTTGA
- a CDS encoding chemotaxis protein CheC: MDKINFLNTIQLDILREIGNIGAGNAATALSELLNKKIEMNVPRVQVVSFDEMMELVGGPDEVVAAVFLQIDGDLTGNMFFLLPVKKATIFIQQLTGMMDFSFDNPSIPEIALSAFQEMGNILAGSYLSALSDFLQMKLLPSVPAVGIDMFGAIISFGLIEISQVSDYAIVIDTEVKDPYTKNDTETFKGHFFLLPDPDSFAKLFKKLGVEVE, encoded by the coding sequence ATGGATAAAATAAACTTCTTAAATACAATTCAATTAGATATTTTAAGAGAAATAGGGAATATTGGTGCAGGAAATGCTGCTACAGCTTTATCTGAATTATTAAATAAAAAGATAGAGATGAACGTGCCTAGAGTCCAAGTTGTTTCATTTGATGAAATGATGGAATTAGTCGGTGGACCCGATGAAGTTGTTGCAGCTGTATTTTTGCAGATTGATGGAGATTTAACTGGGAATATGTTCTTTCTCCTACCAGTAAAAAAAGCGACAATATTTATTCAACAATTAACGGGAATGATGGATTTTTCTTTTGATAATCCATCTATTCCTGAAATAGCATTATCTGCTTTTCAAGAGATGGGGAATATTTTAGCAGGGTCATATTTATCTGCCCTGTCAGATTTTTTGCAGATGAAACTCCTACCGTCTGTTCCAGCTGTTGGTATCGATATGTTTGGTGCAATCATTAGTTTCGGATTAATTGAAATTTCCCAAGTTAGTGATTATGCAATTGTTATTGATACGGAAGTAAAAGACCCCTACACGAAAAATGATACCGAGACGTTTAAGGGGCATTTCTTCCTCCTACCTGACCCTGACTCGTTTGCTAAATTATTTAAAAAGCTTGGGGTTGAAGTGGAATGA